TGTCTTAAATCAAGACCACTTGTAGGTTCATCAAAGATTAAAATATCTTTCATTGAAGCAAGTGCACTTCCAATAGCTACTCTTTGTTTTTCACCACCAGATAATGCCATTGGGTGTGTGTCTTTTAATTTATCTAGATTTAACTTTTTAAGTATATCTAAAGCTTTGTTTTCATCTTCTTCATCCATACTTAAAAGTAATTCTTCTAAAACACTTTCTGTAAATAGTTGGTGGTTCACATCTTGCATTACCATGAATGATCGTTTTAAACGTTTTTTATTGTTTAAAATTTCCCCATCCATCGTAAGCTTTCCTTTACAACTTCTTTCAAGTCCACAAAGGCATCTTACAAATGTTGATTTTCCTGCTCCGTTCTCACCGATAATAGCTATTATTTCATTTTGAGGAATATCGACATGCTCAATATTTAAAGCTTCATTTTTTTTATAGCTAAACTTAAAATTATCTAGTGACATTACTTTACTATCGTTGGAATAATATGTTGGATGTTTAACTTTTGTATTTTTTAAATTTAATTCTCTTAAATTTAATTTATTAAAGTTTTTTTGTTTAAATTCATCAATAGTCCAATCATATAAGATTTCACCATTTTTTATAAATAGAACTCTATCAACTACATCTTTTAAAAAGAATAATTTATGTTCAGCTATGACAACAGTTTTTCCTTGATTTTTCCATTCTTGGATTATATTTTCAAATTCCCAGCTTGATTTATAATCTAAGTTTGAAGAAGGCTCATCTAAGATTATAATATCAGGGTTTACTGCTGAAACTGATGCACAAGCTATTTTCTGTTTTTCGCCACCAGACAACTTAAAAATACTTCTATCTATGATGTTATGGATTTTATAATCTGAGGTAACTTGTTTGAATCTTTCTTCAATATCACTAACACTATAACCTAAATTTTCACAACCAAATACAATTTCACTTGTTGTATCAACATTGAAAAATTGTGTTTTAGGATTTTGAAATACAGATCCAATGTTTTCAGCTAATTTATAAATTTCTATATCTGCAATATTGTTATTTTTAAAGTAAGCCACTCCATTTTCATGACCATTATAAAAATGGGGTATTAATCCATTTAAAATACGGGTAATAGTTGTTTTACCACAACCTGATTCACCACATAATAAAATAACTTCTCCAGAAGATATGTTTAAATTAATATTTTTTAAATCATATTTTCCTTTGATATAACCAAATGATTTATTTTCTATTTTAAACAATTGTTATCCCTCCAAATTTAGATAAAATAAAAAGTAAAAATCCAATGATTACAACTGCAGATACTATAATATCACTTTTTCCAAAATTAATTTCGCAAATATTTGTTCGCTCATTTGGATTACTAAGTCCTCTTGAAAGTGATGCTGCTGTAAGTTCATCACTTGTTTTAACTGCATTAATTAGAATTGGAATAAATAAATACTCAATTAATTTATGAGGAGCTTTTAGAGAATCAATATTTAATCCAATACCTCTCATTTTCATTGCATCTCTAATAGCTTTAATATCTTCAAATACGGTTGGAACATATCTAAAGATTACAGATATTGGTATTGTAACATATCGAGGCATTTTAATTTGCTCAAGTGAAGCTATTATTTCGCTTACTTTAGTAGTTATAAAAAAGTACACAGCCATCAGTCCAATAGGCAACATTCTAGCAAAGGTATAAGAAAATCCAACAACAAAAATATTTAAAATTCCAGTTGTAGATTCAACTAAATATA
The Methanobrevibacter oralis DNA segment above includes these coding regions:
- a CDS encoding ABC transporter ATP-binding protein; protein product: MFKIENKSFGYIKGKYDLKNINLNISSGEVILLCGESGCGKTTITRILNGLIPHFYNGHENGVAYFKNNNIADIEIYKLAENIGSVFQNPKTQFFNVDTTSEIVFGCENLGYSVSDIEERFKQVTSDYKIHNIIDRSIFKLSGGEKQKIACASVSAVNPDIIILDEPSSNLDYKSSWEFENIIQEWKNQGKTVVIAEHKLFFLKDVVDRVLFIKNGEILYDWTIDEFKQKNFNKLNLRELNLKNTKVKHPTYYSNDSKVMSLDNFKFSYKKNEALNIEHVDIPQNEIIAIIGENGAGKSTFVRCLCGLERSCKGKLTMDGEILNNKKRLKRSFMVMQDVNHQLFTESVLEELLLSMDEEDENKALDILKKLNLDKLKDTHPMALSGGEKQRVAIGSALASMKDILIFDEPTSGLDLRHMREVSDILVNLQKLGITSFIVTHDYELICESCSHVLHFENGRIIDSYKIDEEKLKKFFII
- a CDS encoding energy-coupling factor transporter transmembrane component T family protein; protein product: MELSSYDKNSENGILKLDPRTKLFSLVLLSFMAFTEVPLYITVVFSLIPFFCLFLSNHKKIAIIYIIMFILAKLSQIYLVESTTGILNIFVVGFSYTFARMLPIGLMAVYFFITTKVSEIIASLEQIKMPRYVTIPISVIFRYVPTVFEDIKAIRDAMKMRGIGLNIDSLKAPHKLIEYLFIPILINAVKTSDELTAASLSRGLSNPNERTNICEINFGKSDIIVSAVVIIGFLLFILSKFGGITIV